From the Streptomyces pluripotens genome, one window contains:
- the hydA gene encoding dihydropyrimidinase, with translation MSSRTVIRGGLVVTASDEIHADVLIEDGRIAALAASGTPAAGAFSAARVIDATGKYVIPGGVDAHTHMELPFGGTFASDTFETGTRAAAWGGTTTIVDFAVQSVGHTLREGLDTWHAKAEGNCAIDYAFHMIVSDVNEETLKEMDLLVEEGVTSFKQFMAYPGVFYSDDGQILRAMQRSAGNGGLIMMHAENGIAIDVLVEQALARGESDPRYHGEVRKALLEAEATHRAIRLAQVAGAPLYVVHVSAMEAVAELARARDEGLNVFGETCPQYLFLSTDNLAEPGFEGAKYVCSTPLRPKEHQARLWQGLRTNDLQVVSTDHCPFCFTGQKELGRGDFSRIPNGLPGVENRMDLLHQAVVDGHISRRRWIEIACATPARMFGLYPKKGTIAPGADADVVIYDPHAEQVMSVQSHHMNVDYSAYEGKRVTGRVETVLSRGEPVIDQREYTGHAGHGVYTPRSTCQYLT, from the coding sequence ATGAGCAGCCGTACCGTCATCCGCGGTGGTCTCGTCGTCACCGCGTCCGATGAGATCCACGCCGACGTGCTGATCGAGGACGGCCGTATCGCCGCCCTCGCCGCCTCCGGCACCCCCGCGGCCGGGGCGTTCAGCGCCGCACGGGTGATCGACGCCACCGGGAAGTACGTCATCCCGGGCGGAGTCGACGCCCACACCCACATGGAGCTGCCGTTCGGCGGAACCTTCGCCTCCGATACCTTCGAGACCGGTACCCGCGCGGCGGCCTGGGGCGGTACCACGACGATCGTGGACTTCGCGGTGCAGAGTGTCGGCCACACCCTCCGCGAAGGCCTGGACACCTGGCACGCCAAGGCCGAGGGCAACTGCGCGATCGACTACGCCTTCCACATGATCGTCTCGGACGTGAATGAAGAGACGCTCAAGGAGATGGACCTGCTGGTGGAGGAGGGCGTCACCTCCTTCAAACAATTCATGGCCTACCCGGGGGTGTTCTACTCCGACGACGGGCAGATCCTGCGCGCCATGCAGCGTTCCGCCGGGAACGGCGGGTTGATCATGATGCACGCCGAGAACGGCATCGCCATCGACGTCCTGGTCGAGCAGGCCCTCGCCCGGGGCGAGAGCGACCCGCGGTACCACGGTGAGGTCCGCAAGGCCCTGCTGGAGGCGGAGGCCACCCACCGTGCCATTCGCCTCGCCCAGGTCGCCGGAGCCCCCCTGTACGTCGTGCACGTCTCGGCCATGGAAGCGGTGGCCGAGCTGGCACGCGCCCGGGACGAGGGGCTGAACGTCTTCGGTGAGACCTGCCCGCAGTACCTGTTCCTGTCCACCGACAACCTCGCCGAGCCGGGCTTCGAGGGCGCCAAGTACGTGTGCAGCACGCCGCTCAGGCCGAAGGAGCACCAGGCCCGGCTCTGGCAGGGGCTGCGCACCAACGACCTACAGGTGGTCTCCACCGACCACTGCCCGTTCTGCTTCACCGGCCAGAAGGAACTGGGCCGCGGCGACTTCTCCAGGATCCCCAACGGGCTGCCGGGCGTGGAGAACCGCATGGACCTGCTGCACCAGGCCGTCGTCGACGGGCACATCTCCCGCCGCCGCTGGATCGAGATCGCCTGCGCCACCCCAGCCCGGATGTTCGGCTTGTACCCGAAGAAGGGCACCATCGCTCCGGGGGCCGACGCGGACGTCGTGATCTACGACCCACACGCCGAACAGGTGATGTCCGTCCAGAGCCACCACATGAACGTCGACTACTCGGCCTACGAGGGCAAGCGCGTCACCGGCCGCGTCGAGACGGTCCTCTCACGCGGCGAACCCGTCATCGACCAGCGGGAGTACACCGGGCACGCCGGACACGGCGTCTACACCCCGCGCTCCACCTGTCAGTACCTCACCTAG
- a CDS encoding TIGR03842 family LLM class F420-dependent oxidoreductase: MDFGLVLQTDPPASRVISLMKRAESNGFTHGWTFDSAVLWQEPFVIYSQILSNTTSLKVGPMVTNPGTRTWEVTASTFATLNDMFGNRTVCGIGRGDSAMRVAGRKPNTLARISEAMKVIRALGRGEEADLGGTKIRFPWIKPGAELPVWMAAYGPKALKMTGEEADGFILQLSDLYLTEYMVKAVKDAAAAAGRDPSEVSICVAAPAYVTADDSPEALAHAREQCRWFGGMVGNHVADLVAKYGEHSSRVPEELTDYIRARQGYDYAHHGRSGNPDTQFVPDEIVDRFCVIGPVAKHIEKLNALRALGVDQFAVYDMHDAQEAVIDAYGTQVIPAVNARAT, encoded by the coding sequence ATGGATTTCGGACTCGTCCTGCAGACCGACCCGCCGGCCTCGCGCGTCATCAGCCTGATGAAACGGGCTGAGAGCAACGGCTTCACCCACGGCTGGACCTTCGACTCCGCCGTGCTGTGGCAGGAGCCGTTCGTGATCTACAGTCAGATCCTCTCGAACACCACCAGCTTGAAGGTCGGCCCGATGGTCACCAACCCGGGCACCCGAACCTGGGAGGTTACCGCCTCCACCTTCGCCACCCTCAACGACATGTTCGGCAACCGCACGGTGTGCGGCATCGGCCGCGGTGACTCGGCGATGCGCGTCGCGGGTCGCAAACCCAACACGCTCGCCCGCATCAGTGAGGCCATGAAGGTGATCCGCGCCCTCGGCCGTGGCGAGGAGGCCGACCTCGGCGGCACCAAGATCAGGTTCCCGTGGATCAAGCCGGGCGCCGAACTCCCCGTCTGGATGGCCGCGTACGGTCCCAAAGCACTCAAGATGACCGGCGAGGAGGCCGACGGCTTCATCCTCCAACTGTCCGACCTCTATCTCACCGAGTACATGGTGAAGGCCGTCAAGGACGCGGCTGCTGCCGCCGGACGCGACCCGTCGGAGGTCAGTATCTGCGTGGCGGCACCGGCCTACGTGACCGCGGACGACTCGCCCGAGGCTCTCGCGCACGCCCGTGAGCAGTGCCGCTGGTTCGGCGGCATGGTCGGCAACCACGTGGCCGACCTGGTCGCCAAGTACGGCGAGCACTCCTCCCGGGTTCCCGAGGAGCTCACCGACTACATCAGGGCACGCCAGGGCTACGACTACGCGCACCACGGGCGCAGCGGCAATCCGGACACCCAGTTCGTACCGGACGAGATCGTGGACCGGTTCTGCGTGATCGGCCCGGTCGCCAAGCACATCGAGAAGCTGAACGCGCTCCGCGCGCTGGGCGTCGACCAGTTCGCGGTGTACGACATGCACGACGCCCAGGAGGCCGTCATCGACGCCTACGGCACCCAGGTGATCCCGGCGGTCAACGCCCGAGCGACCTGA
- a CDS encoding NCS1 family nucleobase:cation symporter-1, with protein sequence MTDTAPTDIPPSAQVTLPDGRVEIAPGAPQPSGPYANEDLLPVPVGGRTWTTYNFSALWVGMAHNTASWTLASGLVAVGMDWKQAVFTIALANLIVLVPMLLTGHAGPKYGIPFPVFARASFGVRGANLPAVVRALVACGWFGIQTWIGGEAIYFLAGKLIGGSWSDAARIGGHAWTMWLSFAVFWALQVAIIHRGMETVRRFENWAAPFVLVGAFVMLWWMSSKAGGVGPLFDQPSRLGWGGDFWRLFWPSLMGMIGFWSTLSLNIPDFTRYGRSQRAQTWGQALGLPTTMTLFAFLSVLVTSGSQAVYGKPIWDPVQLAAKTDNVAGLLYALVTVLVATLSVNIAANLVSPAFDFSNLAPRKIGFRTGALITAVLAVMILPWKLYSDPQGYIFTWLGLVGGLLGTVAGILVADYWLLRRTRLDLADLYRAGGRYWYAAGWNWRAVVAFLAGGTLAIGGADFHPLIDGRPIPALEPLADYGWAVGLGASMVLYVALTFASGRDRYRV encoded by the coding sequence ATGACCGACACCGCTCCCACGGACATACCACCGTCCGCTCAAGTCACCCTCCCCGACGGCCGGGTGGAGATCGCCCCTGGCGCGCCGCAGCCCAGCGGCCCCTATGCCAACGAGGACCTGCTGCCGGTTCCGGTCGGCGGGCGCACCTGGACCACGTACAACTTCTCCGCGCTCTGGGTCGGCATGGCCCACAACACCGCCTCCTGGACACTGGCCTCCGGGCTGGTCGCGGTGGGCATGGACTGGAAACAGGCCGTGTTCACCATCGCCCTGGCCAACCTGATCGTGCTGGTGCCCATGCTCCTCACCGGGCACGCGGGCCCGAAGTACGGCATCCCCTTCCCGGTCTTCGCCCGCGCATCCTTCGGCGTACGCGGAGCGAACCTTCCGGCGGTCGTGCGGGCGTTGGTGGCTTGCGGCTGGTTCGGCATCCAGACCTGGATCGGCGGTGAGGCGATCTACTTCCTGGCCGGCAAACTGATCGGTGGCAGTTGGTCCGACGCCGCCCGCATCGGCGGTCACGCCTGGACCATGTGGCTGTCCTTCGCCGTCTTCTGGGCGCTCCAGGTGGCCATCATCCACCGCGGCATGGAGACCGTGCGCCGCTTCGAGAACTGGGCGGCGCCCTTCGTCCTTGTCGGTGCTTTCGTGATGCTGTGGTGGATGAGTAGCAAAGCCGGCGGCGTCGGCCCGCTGTTCGACCAGCCTTCCAGACTCGGCTGGGGAGGGGACTTCTGGAGACTGTTCTGGCCCTCCTTGATGGGCATGATCGGCTTCTGGTCCACGCTGTCGCTGAACATCCCGGACTTCACCCGCTACGGAAGGAGCCAGCGCGCACAGACCTGGGGGCAGGCCCTCGGCCTGCCGACCACCATGACGCTGTTCGCCTTCCTCTCCGTCCTCGTGACGTCCGGCTCCCAGGCGGTGTACGGCAAGCCGATCTGGGATCCGGTCCAACTCGCCGCCAAGACCGACAACGTGGCCGGGCTGCTCTACGCCCTGGTCACCGTACTGGTCGCGACGCTGTCCGTGAACATCGCGGCCAACCTGGTCTCCCCGGCCTTCGACTTCTCCAACCTGGCGCCGAGGAAGATCGGTTTCCGCACCGGAGCCCTGATCACCGCGGTGCTGGCCGTCATGATCCTTCCGTGGAAGCTCTACTCCGACCCGCAGGGCTACATCTTCACCTGGCTCGGCCTGGTCGGCGGTTTGCTCGGCACCGTCGCAGGCATCCTCGTCGCCGACTACTGGCTGCTGCGCCGCACCCGCCTGGACCTCGCCGACCTGTACCGTGCGGGCGGCCGATACTGGTACGCGGCCGGCTGGAACTGGCGGGCGGTCGTCGCCTTCCTCGCCGGGGGCACGCTCGCGATCGGCGGCGCCGACTTCCATCCGCTGATCGACGGCAGGCCCATCCCGGCCCTCGAACCTCTCGCCGACTACGGGTGGGCCGTGGGCCTCGGGGCCTCGATGGTGCTGTACGTGGCACTTACGTTCGCCTCGGGCCGGGACCGGTACCGGGTCTGA
- a CDS encoding O-acetyl-ADP-ribose deacetylase produces the protein MTTMTLVHGDITRQSADVIVNAANSSLLGGGGVDGAIHRRGGPAILEECRRLRAARLGRGLPTGQAVATTAGELDARWVIHTVGAVWSAKEDRSDLLASCYRESLRLADELGARTVAFPAISTGVYRWPMDDAARIAVETVRNTPTAVEEVRFVLFDDRAYEAFARQLD, from the coding sequence ATGACGACCATGACCCTGGTGCACGGCGACATCACCCGGCAGAGCGCCGACGTGATCGTCAACGCGGCCAACTCCTCCCTCCTCGGCGGCGGAGGCGTGGACGGTGCGATCCACCGTCGTGGCGGCCCCGCCATCCTGGAGGAGTGCCGCAGGCTGCGCGCTGCCAGACTCGGCCGGGGCCTGCCCACCGGCCAGGCGGTCGCCACCACGGCGGGGGAACTGGACGCCCGCTGGGTCATCCACACGGTGGGCGCCGTGTGGTCCGCGAAAGAAGACCGTTCGGACCTGCTGGCTTCCTGCTACCGGGAGTCCCTCCGGTTGGCCGACGAACTCGGCGCGCGCACCGTGGCCTTCCCCGCGATCTCCACCGGGGTGTACCGGTGGCCGATGGACGACGCGGCCCGGATCGCGGTGGAAACGGTGCGGAACACCCCGACAGCAGTCGAGGAGGTGCGCTTCGTCCTGTTCGACGACCGGGCGTACGAGGCGTTCGCCCGGCAACTCGACTGA
- a CDS encoding inositol monophosphatase family protein, with product MIEETETIEEFLTRCSADVEEAVRTAAAAEILPRFRRLAEHEVAHKSGPHDLVTDADRLAELRLTEALGALLPGSVVVGEEAVHADPTTYEAIQGDAPVWIVDPVDGTRQFVHGDDGFCTLIALAHRGVVMASWTYAAARGQLATAVRGRGAFLDGERLIAGPPSPGRDLVVATSHPDFTTDEQKRVLRALCTDGVAPRPCGSAGLEYLAVARGEADAVAFSWEAAWDHAAGLLLVEEAGGAHLTGAGEPFRVTGGNTLPFTAARDAATARRLAGLLGATA from the coding sequence ATGATCGAAGAGACGGAAACCATCGAGGAGTTTCTCACCCGCTGCTCGGCCGATGTGGAGGAAGCCGTACGCACGGCGGCTGCGGCCGAGATCCTTCCCCGCTTCCGGCGCCTCGCGGAGCACGAGGTGGCCCACAAGAGCGGCCCCCACGACCTGGTGACGGACGCCGACCGCCTCGCCGAGCTGCGCCTCACCGAGGCTCTCGGCGCCCTGCTGCCCGGCTCGGTGGTGGTCGGCGAGGAGGCGGTGCACGCCGACCCGACGACGTACGAGGCGATCCAGGGCGACGCACCGGTCTGGATCGTCGACCCGGTCGACGGCACCCGCCAGTTCGTGCACGGCGACGACGGCTTCTGCACCCTGATCGCGCTCGCTCACCGCGGTGTCGTCATGGCCTCCTGGACGTATGCCGCGGCACGCGGCCAACTCGCCACTGCCGTACGCGGCCGGGGAGCCTTCCTAGACGGGGAGCGGCTGATCGCGGGCCCGCCCTCGCCCGGTCGGGACCTCGTCGTCGCCACGTCCCACCCGGACTTCACCACCGATGAGCAGAAGCGGGTGCTGCGCGCCCTGTGCACCGACGGGGTAGCGCCCCGTCCCTGTGGTTCCGCGGGCCTTGAGTACCTCGCCGTCGCGCGGGGCGAGGCGGACGCCGTGGCGTTCTCCTGGGAGGCCGCCTGGGACCATGCGGCTGGGCTGCTTCTGGTCGAGGAGGCGGGCGGTGCACACCTCACCGGCGCCGGGGAGCCGTTCCGTGTGACCGGCGGCAACACGCTGCCGTTCACCGCCGCCCGTGACGCCGCCACCGCCCGCCGGCTGGCCGGCCTGCTGGGCGCGACGGCCTGA
- a CDS encoding phytoene desaturase family protein produces the protein MPSMLDAVVVGAGPNGLTAAVELARRGFSVALFEARSTVGGGARTAELTLPGFRHDPCSAAHPLGINSPAFRALPLDRYGLQWLHADLPMAHPFPDGSAAVLSRSVAETAASFGPRDAGAYRRLVKPFLAHWDTLVRDFMSLPLTALPRDPVTLARFGLAGLPPSTWLMRRFKDERAKALFAGLVAHVMAPLSGLATSAVGLVFALAAHARGWPVPRGGSQAISDALAAYLADLGGGVYTDFEVKRLDDLPPARAYVFDTSPTALARIAGFGDYYAGYRYGPSVFKIDYALDGPVPWTAPEARAAGTVQIGASRAEIGTALRAASREGRAPDRPFMITVQPSVIDSSRAPEGQHVFWAYGHVPNSWSGDLTDAMERQLERFAPGFRDRVLARAVAGPAEMAAHNANYVGGDIACGATSGLQLLLRPRPSLFPYHTPHPAVYLCSSATPPGPGVHGMSGHNAAKAVWRRLRQA, from the coding sequence GTGCCGTCGATGCTCGATGCGGTCGTGGTGGGTGCGGGACCGAACGGACTGACCGCTGCCGTGGAGCTCGCCCGCCGCGGTTTCTCCGTCGCCCTGTTCGAGGCGAGGTCCACCGTGGGCGGCGGCGCCCGCACCGCGGAACTGACCCTCCCTGGCTTCCGGCACGACCCCTGCTCGGCCGCCCACCCCCTCGGGATCAACTCGCCCGCGTTCCGTGCCCTGCCCCTCGACCGCTACGGCCTGCAGTGGCTGCACGCCGACCTGCCGATGGCGCACCCCTTCCCGGACGGCAGTGCGGCCGTGCTGTCCAGGTCGGTGGCCGAGACCGCAGCCTCCTTCGGGCCGCGCGACGCGGGTGCGTACCGCAGGCTGGTCAAGCCGTTCCTCGCCCACTGGGACACCCTCGTGCGGGACTTTATGTCCCTGCCGCTGACGGCGTTGCCGCGCGACCCCGTGACCCTGGCCCGGTTCGGTCTGGCCGGGCTGCCTCCGTCCACGTGGCTCATGCGCCGGTTCAAGGACGAGCGGGCCAAAGCACTCTTCGCTGGACTGGTCGCGCATGTCATGGCCCCGCTCAGCGGCCTGGCCACCTCGGCCGTCGGACTGGTCTTCGCCCTGGCCGCGCACGCCCGCGGCTGGCCGGTGCCCCGCGGCGGCTCCCAGGCGATCTCCGACGCGCTCGCGGCCTATCTGGCGGACCTCGGCGGTGGCGTGTACACCGACTTCGAGGTCAAGCGCCTGGATGACCTGCCGCCCGCGCGTGCGTACGTCTTCGACACCTCACCCACCGCGCTCGCCCGCATCGCCGGCTTCGGTGACTACTACGCCGGCTACCGTTACGGCCCCAGTGTCTTCAAGATCGACTACGCACTGGACGGACCGGTGCCCTGGACCGCCCCCGAGGCCCGTGCTGCCGGAACCGTGCAGATCGGTGCGAGCCGGGCCGAGATCGGCACTGCCCTGCGTGCCGCCTCCCGTGAGGGCCGCGCCCCCGACAGGCCGTTCATGATCACTGTGCAGCCCAGCGTGATCGACTCCAGCCGCGCCCCCGAGGGACAACACGTCTTCTGGGCGTACGGCCACGTCCCCAACAGCTGGTCCGGCGACCTCACTGACGCCATGGAACGCCAACTGGAGCGCTTCGCCCCCGGTTTCCGCGACCGCGTGCTCGCCCGCGCCGTCGCCGGCCCCGCCGAGATGGCGGCCCACAACGCCAACTACGTCGGTGGCGACATCGCCTGCGGCGCGACTTCCGGACTCCAGTTGCTGCTGCGGCCCAGGCCGTCCCTGTTCCCGTACCACACCCCCCATCCGGCCGTCTACCTCTGCTCCTCGGCCACCCCGCCGGGTCCCGGAGTGCACGGCATGTCGGGGCACAATGCGGCCAAGGCCGTGTGGCGCAGATTGAGGCAGGCATGA
- a CDS encoding PucR family transcriptional regulator translates to MTTVAPTTWQPLEPALSVRRVLTLERVLAGEPEVVAGAGQLDRPVRWVHVAEAADVGVMLSGGEMVLTTGVLLAGDEAKQTEYIRSLHRAEAAAVVLGLGRAFPAPPEVMRRAAERCGLPLVVLHRPFPFAELTEEVQSRLVRRKFAAVSLSETVRTALTGLITAGAPLQRLLDEVARHSGCPVVVTNLAHRVLVTAGERSAVDDVLRDWERIARQAGGSAGDGWICTALGGGGERWGRLLLCGYRGETATGRLLADRAAEALVLHRMLSGGSAHTWEEQSAQCLLTDLVRGAVPARQLLPRARAAGLPVNRRTFVPLVVPGVDPARLDRVLRVLGLSGLAGELAPGVTAVLLSLARDQYAEVLTAHFASRLRTESGAPGTVVAAADPRAAWDDVPAGLREARHVADAVAESSAALDLPAVVRLKDVHLRGLVRLLRDDPHVQAFAERELHGLLCDTEPELLNVLRTYLATGRNKSRTAQLHHVSRPALYRRLETIQARLGVDLDDFEQAASAHIALLAHDAQQR, encoded by the coding sequence ATGACCACCGTTGCGCCCACCACCTGGCAGCCGCTGGAACCCGCGCTCTCGGTCCGCCGGGTGCTCACCCTGGAGCGGGTCCTCGCCGGCGAGCCGGAGGTGGTGGCGGGGGCCGGACAGCTCGACCGGCCGGTGCGCTGGGTACACGTCGCCGAGGCTGCGGACGTCGGTGTGATGCTCAGCGGCGGCGAGATGGTCCTCACCACCGGAGTCCTCCTCGCCGGGGACGAGGCCAAGCAGACCGAGTACATCCGGTCCCTGCACCGGGCCGAGGCCGCGGCCGTGGTCCTCGGCCTCGGGCGGGCCTTCCCAGCACCGCCCGAGGTGATGCGCCGGGCAGCCGAGCGGTGCGGTCTGCCCCTGGTCGTCCTGCACCGGCCCTTCCCCTTCGCCGAGCTGACCGAGGAAGTCCAGTCCCGGCTGGTACGGAGGAAGTTCGCCGCCGTCAGCCTGTCGGAAACCGTACGGACCGCGCTCACCGGGCTGATCACGGCCGGCGCTCCGCTGCAACGGCTGCTGGACGAGGTCGCCCGGCACAGCGGCTGCCCGGTCGTCGTCACCAACCTCGCCCACCGAGTCCTCGTCACGGCTGGGGAGCGGTCCGCGGTGGACGACGTACTGCGCGACTGGGAGCGGATCGCCCGGCAGGCGGGCGGCAGCGCGGGCGACGGCTGGATCTGCACCGCGCTGGGCGGAGGCGGGGAGCGGTGGGGCCGGCTGCTGTTGTGCGGCTACCGGGGGGAGACGGCGACCGGACGGCTGCTCGCCGACCGGGCCGCCGAGGCTCTCGTCCTGCACCGCATGCTGAGCGGCGGCTCTGCGCACACCTGGGAGGAGCAGTCTGCCCAGTGCCTGCTGACCGACCTCGTCCGCGGCGCCGTACCGGCCCGGCAGTTGCTACCGCGGGCCCGGGCGGCCGGACTGCCGGTGAACCGGCGGACCTTCGTCCCGCTCGTCGTGCCCGGCGTGGATCCGGCCCGGCTGGACCGTGTGCTGCGCGTGCTGGGGCTGTCCGGTCTGGCCGGTGAACTTGCGCCCGGGGTGACCGCTGTGCTGCTCAGCCTCGCCCGCGACCAGTACGCCGAGGTACTGACCGCACATTTCGCGAGCCGGCTGCGCACCGAGAGCGGCGCACCGGGCACGGTGGTCGCCGCCGCCGATCCGCGCGCTGCCTGGGACGACGTGCCCGCCGGGCTGCGCGAGGCGCGGCACGTCGCGGACGCCGTCGCCGAGTCCTCCGCCGCCCTCGACCTCCCTGCCGTCGTCCGCCTGAAGGACGTCCACCTGCGCGGTCTGGTCCGGCTGCTGCGCGACGACCCGCACGTGCAGGCCTTCGCCGAGAGGGAACTTCACGGGCTGCTGTGCGACACGGAACCGGAACTGCTGAACGTGCTGCGCACCTATCTCGCGACCGGCCGCAACAAGTCACGCACCGCCCAGCTCCACCACGTATCCCGGCCCGCCCTCTACCGCCGCCTGGAGACGATACAGGCCCGGCTCGGCGTCGACCTGGACGACTTCGAACAGGCGGCCTCCGCGCACATCGCGCTCCTCGCGCACGACGCACAACAGCGGTGA
- a CDS encoding nitrilase-related carbon-nitrogen hydrolase codes for MSRVIRAALFQTTWTGDKESMIQVHEQAARDAAAQGAQVLCFQELFYGPYFCQVQDKAFYEYAERIPEGPTVQRFQTLARELGIVLVLPMYEEEQPGVLYNTAAVIDADGSYLGKYRKTHIPQVQGFWEKFYFRPGNSGWPVFDTAAGRIGVYICYDRHFPEGWRALGLAGAEIVFNPSATSRGLSRYLWQLEQPAAAVANEYFVGAINRVGVEDLGDNDFYGTTYFVDPEARFVGEVASDKETELIVRDLDLAKLREVRDRWQFYRDRAPGAYSPLTAP; via the coding sequence ATGAGCCGAGTGATCCGTGCCGCCCTCTTCCAGACCACCTGGACCGGCGACAAGGAATCCATGATCCAGGTCCACGAACAAGCGGCCCGCGACGCGGCTGCCCAGGGTGCCCAGGTCCTCTGCTTCCAGGAGCTGTTCTACGGCCCCTACTTCTGCCAGGTCCAGGACAAGGCGTTCTACGAGTACGCCGAGAGGATTCCCGAGGGCCCGACCGTCCAGCGCTTCCAGACACTCGCCCGCGAACTGGGCATCGTCCTCGTGCTGCCGATGTACGAGGAGGAGCAGCCCGGCGTGCTGTATAACACGGCCGCGGTGATCGACGCCGACGGCTCCTATCTCGGCAAGTACCGCAAGACCCACATCCCCCAGGTGCAGGGATTCTGGGAGAAGTTCTATTTCCGCCCGGGCAACAGCGGCTGGCCGGTGTTCGACACCGCTGCCGGCCGGATAGGCGTCTACATCTGCTACGACCGCCACTTCCCGGAAGGCTGGCGGGCGTTGGGGCTCGCCGGCGCCGAGATCGTCTTCAACCCGTCGGCCACCTCCCGCGGCCTGTCCCGCTACCTGTGGCAGCTGGAACAGCCTGCCGCGGCCGTCGCCAACGAGTACTTCGTCGGCGCGATCAACCGGGTCGGCGTGGAGGACCTGGGCGACAACGACTTCTACGGCACCACCTATTTCGTGGACCCGGAGGCCCGGTTCGTCGGGGAGGTCGCGAGCGACAAGGAGACCGAACTCATTGTCCGCGACCTGGACCTGGCCAAGCTCCGCGAGGTCCGCGACCGCTGGCAGTTCTACCGCGACCGGGCACCGGGGGCCTACTCGCCGCTGACCGCGCCCTGA
- a CDS encoding aspartate aminotransferase family protein, translated as MGFLPRPPPRRLRRTGAAVKDLYSRHRRVLPDWLALYYDDPLEITHGEGRHVWDSDGNRYLDFFGGILTTMTAHALPEVTKAVSEQAGRIIHSSTLYLNRPMVELAERIAQVSGIPDARVFFTTSGTEANDTALLLATAHRRSNTILAMRNSYHGRSFSTVGITGNRGWSPTSLSPLQTLYVHGSVRTRGPYAELDDQAFTDACVADLKDMLGHTRPPAALIAEPIQGVGGFTSPPDGLYAAFREVLNAHGILWIADEVQTGWGRTGEHFWGWQAHARSGPPDIVTFAKGIGNGMSVGGVIARSEIMNCLDAHSISTFGGTQITMAAGLANLTYLLEHDLQGNARRVGGLLIERLRSVAAQLPGVREVRGRGLMIGIELVRPGTDEADPQAAAAVLEAARAGGLLIGKGGGHSTSALRIAPPLSLTVAEAEEGAAILERALRSSY; from the coding sequence ATGGGCTTTCTACCGCGACCGCCGCCCCGACGCCTACGAAGGACTGGTGCAGCCGTGAAAGACCTCTACTCCCGCCACCGCAGGGTCCTCCCGGACTGGCTCGCCCTCTACTACGACGACCCGTTGGAGATCACCCACGGCGAGGGACGGCACGTCTGGGACTCCGACGGCAACAGGTACCTGGACTTCTTCGGCGGCATCCTGACCACGATGACCGCGCACGCGCTGCCCGAGGTGACCAAGGCGGTCTCCGAGCAGGCCGGGCGGATCATCCACTCCTCGACCCTCTACCTCAACCGGCCGATGGTCGAACTCGCCGAGCGTATCGCCCAGGTGAGCGGCATCCCGGACGCCCGGGTGTTCTTCACCACGTCCGGCACCGAGGCCAATGACACCGCCCTGCTGCTCGCCACCGCCCACCGGCGCAGCAACACGATCCTCGCCATGCGCAACAGCTACCACGGCCGCTCCTTCAGCACGGTCGGCATCACCGGCAACCGCGGCTGGTCCCCCACCTCGCTGTCTCCGCTGCAGACGCTGTACGTCCACGGCTCGGTGCGCACCCGGGGGCCGTACGCGGAACTGGACGACCAGGCATTCACCGACGCCTGTGTCGCCGATCTGAAGGACATGCTGGGCCACACCCGGCCGCCCGCCGCGCTGATCGCCGAACCGATCCAGGGCGTCGGCGGCTTCACCTCGCCACCCGACGGACTGTACGCGGCATTCCGTGAGGTGTTGAACGCACACGGGATCCTATGGATCGCCGATGAGGTGCAGACCGGCTGGGGCCGCACCGGAGAGCACTTCTGGGGCTGGCAGGCCCATGCTCGCAGCGGTCCGCCGGACATCGTCACCTTCGCCAAGGGCATCGGCAACGGCATGTCCGTCGGCGGAGTGATCGCCCGCTCCGAGATCATGAACTGCCTGGACGCCCACAGCATCTCCACCTTCGGCGGCACTCAGATCACCATGGCCGCCGGTCTCGCCAACCTCACCTACCTCCTGGAACACGACCTCCAGGGCAACGCCCGCCGGGTCGGCGGACTGCTCATCGAGCGGCTGAGGTCCGTCGCCGCCCAGCTGCCCGGGGTGCGGGAGGTGCGCGGGCGCGGACTGATGATCGGCATCGAGCTGGTCAGACCGGGGACGGACGAGGCCGATCCACAGGCCGCCGCCGCGGTCCTGGAAGCGGCCCGCGCGGGTGGACTGCTCATCGGCAAGGGCGGCGGCCACAGCACCAGCGCCCTGCGCATCGCGCCGCCGCTGTCGCTGACCGTCGCCGAGGCCGAGGAAGGCGCGGCCATCCTCGAACGCGCGCTGAGGAGTTCGTACTAG